In Prunus dulcis chromosome 2, ALMONDv2, whole genome shotgun sequence, a single genomic region encodes these proteins:
- the LOC117620212 gene encoding protein NETWORKED 4B-like: MVDMERTEMEKSDSCGQDNTNNPESSIWLVENLEEMDQSIKQMLKLIKEDGDSLPKTVEHYSQGKPELIEEFYRMYRSLAGCYDHLTKEAHKIMPSVIPVQGFRDSESGFDHGSPLMTPDAKLSLHKSARQVVDLDISPSSDGSSPALSLKNGTESSSSSSSGSESESLNSPVSNYLVPPLKVHFDSQGWQQKITVLETELSSVKEKLQMREADLELEQTQVLKLQKQIAELESRASDRENEIARLVADLEVTKERLKGSDEEIVKLKHELTHRLSEEAHQMQGQLQVVQEDIAMLESQLHWERKHVLELQEKIVRYSADIFGRDLEVMELKSALHDAQEQFSLEKADLQADISSLTEKQTILDTRIEEGSLRNKNLEDEIRRCETDKMEMERMHVAQEMALQDEISGLKVEVAARNGHVEAVNKDFDRFKLKYDMLMAEKDELNAKVHTVTANLSSRDNQIQEMEGHLRRLNAEHEDMIAGYESAHRLVDELKLRVEELQKEVDSQRVAISDGAEQKREAIRQLCFSLEHYRSGYKELRQAFLGHRRQAVAAA; this comes from the exons ATGGTTGATATGGAGAGAACAGAAATGGAGAAGTCAGATTCATGTGGGCAGGACAATACTAATAATCCAGAAAGTTCTATATGGCTGGTAGAAAATCTTGAAG AGATGGACCAGAGCATTAAGCAAATGCTGAAGCTGATCAAAGAAGATGGTGATTCTTTGCCAAAAACTGTTGAACATTATAGTCAGGGGAAGCCAGAGTTGATTGAGGAATTTTACCGGATGTATCGATCACTGGCTGGGTGCTACGATCACTTGACAAAAGAAGCACATAAGATTATGCCATCTGTGATTCCAGTGCAGGGATTCAGAGATTCTGAATCCGGTTTTGACCATGGCTCTCCTCTTATGACTCCTGATGCAAAGCTGAGTTTGCACAAATCCGCCCGTCAAGTGGTTGATTTAGATATATCACCAAGCTCAGACGGTTCTAGCCCTGCTCTTTCTCTAAAGAATGGCACTGAATCATCTTCCTCATCATCGTCAGGATCCGAGTCAGAATCTCTTAACTCCCCTGTCAGCAATTACTTGGTTCCACCTCTGAAAGTTCATTTCGACAGCCAGGGATGGCAGCAGAAGATTACTGTGCTAGAAACTGAACTTTCAAGCGTGAAAGAGAAGCTGCAGATGAGGGAGGCTGATCTTGAACTTGAGCAAACACAGGTATTGAAGCTGCAAAAACAGATAGCTGAGTTGGAGAGTCGTGCATCAGACAGAGAAAATGAGATTGCGAGATTGGTTGCAGATTTGGAAGTAACTAAAGAAAGGCTTAAGGGGTCAGACGAGGAGATTGTGAAGTTGAAGCATGAACTCACACATAGACTGTCTGAAGAGGCTCATCAAATGCAAGGTCAGCTTCAGGTGGTTCAGGAAGATATAGCCATGTTGGAATCTCAACTTCACTGGGAGAGGAAGCATGTTTTGGAGTTGCAGGAGAAGATTGTGAGGTACAGTGCTGATATATTTGGGCGTGATCTTGAGGTGATGGAATTGAAGAGTGCATTGCATGATGCCCAGGAACAATTTTCTCTTGAGAAAGCAGACCTGCAAGCTGATATTTCAAGTTTGACAGAGAAGCAAACCATTTTGGACACAAGAATTGAAGAAGGGAGTTTGAGAAACAAGAACTTAGAAGATGAAATAAGGCGATGCGAAACTGATAAGATGGAAATGGAAAGGATGCATGTTGCCCAAGAGatggctttgcaagatgaaaTAAGTGGGCTGAAGGTAGAAGTTGCTGCGAGAAATGGACACGTGGAAGCTGTGAATAAAGACTTTGACAGGTTTAAACTGAAGTATGACATGCTAATGGCAGAGAAAGATGAGCTCAATGCTAAGGTTCACACGGTTACAGCGAATCTGAGTTCCCGTGACAATCAAATCCAGGAAATGGAGGGACATCTACGCCGGTTGAATGCAGAACACGAGGATATGATTGCTGGATATGAAAGTGCACATAGACTAGTAGATGAATTGAAATTGAGAGTGGAGGAGTTGCAGAAAGAGGTGGATAGTCAGAGAGTTGCGATCTCAGATGGGGCTGAGCAGAAACGAGAAGCGATACGACAGCTTTGCTTCTCACTGGAGCACTATAGGAGTGGATACAAAGAACTTCGTCAAGCATTTCTTGGGCACAGGAGGCAAGCAGTTGCAGCTGCATAA
- the LOC117617416 gene encoding uncharacterized protein LOC117617416 has protein sequence MSKPSSRIIQGLLRFHHNQIAKPSSPLTSSRRTYHSNNGPLPQFPSHPKPVVGGGGSSSGPGLGLGLGLRFFSFKPPNFSKVNAKKVFDKPLSAATSAFSRYQEAIGLQIEAFWKRNNLVLLGVGALVVCALLWRVMFGIASTFVGLSEGMAKYGFLALSSAIVAFAGLHIRSRFTINPDKVYRIAMRRLNTSAGILEVMGAPLSGSDLRAYVMSGGGVTLKKFKPTFRSKRCFLIFPVRGSERKGLVSVEVKKKKGQYDMKLLAVDIPMASGPDQRLFLIGDEEEYKVGGGLVAELRDPVVKAMAATKEFDSLDQIEEEEDAERELQEAERKHREEIEKLEKDGSQ, from the exons atgtcAAAACCCTCGTCTCGAATCATCCAAGGTCTGCTCAGATTTCACCACAATCAAATCGCAAAACCCTCGTCCCCACTCACCAGTTCCAGGAGGACCTACCACTCCAACAATGGGCCTCTTCCCCAATTCCCCTCTCACCCAAAACCAGTCGTCGGCGGCGGTGGCAGCTCCTCCGGACCGGGGCTGGGCCTAGGCCTTGGCCTGAGGTTCTTCTCCTTCAAGCCACCGAATTTCAGCAAAGTCAATGCGAAGAAGGTGTTCGATAAGCCGCTCTCCGCCGCCACCTCGGCTTTCTCGCGGTACCAGGAGGCCATAGGGTTGCAGATTGAGGCGTTCTGGAAGAGGAACAATCTGGTGCTCTTGGGCGTTGGAGCACTAGTGGTGTGTGCTTTGCTATGGAGGGTCATGTTTGGGATTGCTAGCACCTTCGTTGGACTCTCTGAAGGGATGGCCAAGTATGGCTTTCTTGCCCTTTCTTCTGCCATTGTCGCCTTCGCT GGCCTTCATATCCGCTCAAGATTCACAATCAATCCTGATAAAGTTTATAGAATTGCCATGAGGAGGCTTAACACTTCTGCTGGGATTCTTGAGGTTATGGGTGCCCCTCTCTCAGGATCAGACCTAAGAGCCTATGTCATGTCCGGAGGTGGGGTTACACTAAAGAAGTTCAAGCCAACTTTTAGGAGCAAGCGGTGTTTCCTCATTTTCCCAGTACGAGGCTCTGAGAGAAAAGGTCTGGTCAGTGTCGaagtaaagaagaaaaaaggccAG TATGATATGAAGCTACTGGCAGTTGACATTCCCATGGCATCAGGGCCTGACCAGCGCTTATTTCTGattggtgatgaagaagaGTACAAAGTTGGTGGTGGACTGGTAGCTGAGCTGAGAGATCCGGTTGTGAAAGCAATGGCTGCAACCAAGGAGTTTGATAGTCTTGATCAGattgaagaagaggaggatgCTGAAAGAGAACTTCAGGAGGCAGAAAGAAAGCACCGCGAAGAAATTGAGAAGCTTGAAAAGGATGGGTCACAGTGA
- the LOC117619897 gene encoding indole-3-acetate O-methyltransferase 1-like, with the protein MAPKGDDVLVSSKKLEKIFCMKGGKGESSYANNSKAQAMHARSMLHLLKETLDRVQLSSPEVPFVVADLGCSSGSNTINTIDVIINHMAKRYEASGYDLPEFSAFFSDLPSNDFNTLFQLLPPMANHGGSMEETLAADSHRSYFAAGVPGSFYRQLFPSRCIDLFHSAFSLHWLSQVPESVVDKRSAAYNKGKVFIHGAKESTAIAYKKQFQTDLGSFLKLRGKELKKGGSMFLVCLGRTSVDPTDQSGPGLLFGTHFQDAWDDLVQEGLITSEKRDSFNIPMYASSLQDFKEVVEADGSFIINKLEIFKGGSPLVVSQPDDAAEVGQALANSCRSVAGVLVDAHIGDQLGNELFSRVEKKGTRQAKELLEHIQFFHVVASLSLA; encoded by the exons ATGGCTCCAAAGGGAGACGATGTTTTAGTTTCAAGTAAAAAGCTGGAGAAGATATTTTGCATGAAAGGAGGCAAAGGAGAGTCCAGCTATGCCAACAATTCCAAAGCGCAG GCCATGCATGCAAGATCCATGCTTCACCTGCTTAAAGAAACCCTAGACAGAGTGCAGCTGAGCTCTCCAGAAGTCCCCTTTGTGGTTGCGGACCTTGGATGCTCAAGTGGAAGCAACACCATCAACACCATAGATGTGATCATCAATCACATGGCCAAGCGCTATGAGGCCTCGGGATATGACCTACCTGAGTTCTCAGCCTTTTTCTCTGATCTCCCTAGCAATGACTTCAACACCCTCTTCCAACTCCTCCCTCCTATGGCCAACCACGGCGGTAGCATGGAGGAGACCCTCGCCGCCGACAGCCACCGCTCCTACTTCGCAGCCGGGGTCCCTGGCTCCTTTTACCGGCAGCTTTTCCCGTCGAGGTGCATTGACCTTTTTCACTCCGCGTTTTCCTTGCATTGGCTCTCACAG GTGCCAGAGAGTGTGGTAGACAAGAGATCAGCAGCCTACAACAAAGGAAAGGTGTTCATTCATGGAGCAAAGGAGAGCACAGCCATTGCATACAAGAAGCAGTTCCAGACAGACTTGGGAAGCTTTCTCAAGTTAAGAGGCAAGGAGCTCAAGAAAGGTGGCTCCATGTTTCTTGTCTGTTTGGGTAGGACCTCAGTGGACCCCACTGACCAAAGTGGCCCAGGCCTTCTCTTTGGGACCCACTTTCAGGATGCTTGGGATGATCTTGTCCAAGAG GGTCTTATCACTAGTGAGAAACGTGACAGTTTCAACATTCCTATGTACGCCTCAAGTTTACAAGACTTCAAAGAAGTAGTGGAAGCTGATGGCTCATTCATCATAAACAAGCTTGAGATTTTCAAAGGAGGAAGCCCCCTTGTAGTAAGCCAACCTGATGATGCAGCTGAAGTCGGTCAAGCCCTTGCAAATAGCTGCAGGAGTGTCGCCGGAGTGCTCGTCGATGCACACATCGGTGACCAGCTTGGCAATGAGTTGTTTTCAAGAGTTGAAAAAAAGGGCACAAGACAAGCCAAAGAGCTACTAGAGCATATACAATTCTTTCATGTGGTGGCATCACTTTCTCTTGCTTAA
- the LOC117617417 gene encoding uncharacterized protein LOC117617417 isoform X1, translating into MARGRPRKRDSRMDAAIDAMTREMGFDERLVRDTVKELLKVYGVRGSPAQGWPFIEEFSYKLLIEQLLEKQEDGGENRDAARQGDAAPPDDAAPPDDAVPPDDAAPSDDAAPYDDAAPYDDASAAVGPSSIVILPTFSGAVDSKLQTQDACDSTSQTNGLIHASLIKITGAKECLPVDNLALRRCKPCCGWAFSNDGEGPVEQKLGPLAESGAEECLPVDTLAPRRRKPCYGWAFSNDGEGPVEQKSGPLLESGKLLIRPAEKRKPKSSGDVRPEDMQSSFTLML; encoded by the exons ATGGCTAGAGGACGACCCAGAAAG aGGGATTCCCGCATGGATGCAGCCATTGATGCTATGACCCGTGAAATGGGTTTTGACGAGAGACTAGTTCGTGACACAGTAAAAGAGCTACTGAag GTTTATGGAGTGCGAGGATCTCCAGCCCAAGGATGGCCCTTTATCGAAGAGTTTTCTTATAAACTCCTAATTGAGCAGCTTcttgaaaaacaagaagatggAGGTGAAAATAGG GATGCTGCTCGACAAGGCGATGCAGCTCCACCAGACGATGCAGCTCCACCAGACGACGCTGTTCCACCAGACGACGCTGCTCCATCAGATGATGCTGCTCCGTATGATGATGCTGCTCCGTATGATGATGCATCAGCAGCAGTAGGGCCCTCAAGCATTGTTATTCTACCTACCTTCTCAGGGGCTGTGGACAGCAAATTGCAGACTCAGGATGCTTGTGACTCTACATCACAGACTAATGGACTTATTCATGCATCACTGATTAAGATTACAG GTGCTAAGGAGTGTCTCCCAGTAGATAATCTTGCACTGCGGAGGTGTAAACCTTGCTGTGGCTGGGCTTTTAGCAATGATGGGGAAGGTCCTGTGGAACAAAAATTGGGTCCATTGGCCGAGTCAG GTGCTGAGGAGTGTCTCCCGGTAGATACCCTTGCACCGCGGAGGCGTAAACCTTGCTATGGCTGGGCTTTTAGCAATGATGGGGAAGGTCCTGTGGAACAAAAATCAGGTCCATTGCTAGAGTCAGGTAAATTACTTATCAGGCCAGCTGAGAAGAGGAAGCCCAAGTCAAGTGGGGATGTGAGGCCTGAAGATATGCAAAGCTCTTTTACTTTGATGTTGTAG
- the LOC117618407 gene encoding probable inorganic phosphate transporter 1-2, which translates to MAVGKESIFSSLDNAKTQLYHYKAIVIAGMGFFTDAYDLFCITAVTKLIGRLYYYDPSTNSPGALPNQINNAITGVALFGTLAGQLFFGWLGDKLGRKKVYGITLVTMVGCALASGLSFGSSAQGVVTTLCFFRFWLGFGIGGDYPLSAVIMSEYSSQKTRGGFVAAVFAMQGIGILVAGAVAMLVSKVFLQAFPADKFNVNQVLSTQPEGDFVWRIVLMFGAVPAALTFYWRSKMPETARYTALVEGDHEKAKADMAKVLEKDIPVAAANGDSDSKVLVDPNSSYGLFSREFLRRHGLHLLGTSSTWFLLDIAFYSLQLTQKDVYPASGLLPKASTMNAIEEVYLLSKAMLLIALAATVPGYWFTVFLIDKIGRKPIQLGGFLLMSIFMAVLGYKYGVLRGEKCEDPNSTFDFCKGRTNLFTLLFGLTLFFANFGPNSTTFIVPAELFPARFRSTCHGISAAAGKAGAILAAFVLQSYTHQLEGIRKAIIALAVVNLLGFFFTFLVPETKGRSLEEISGEDNDLGGNGVTAINNADDKATEVTNVDNGKDKVADGEMEMV; encoded by the coding sequence ATGGCAGTTGGAAAAGAATCCATCTTCTCATCTCTTGACAATGCCAAAACCCAACTCTACCATTACAAGGCAATTGTCATTGCTGGTATGGGATTTTTCACTGATGCTTATGACCTTTTCTGCATCACCGCCGTCACGAAACTTATAGGGCGCCTTTACTACTACGACCCTTCTACGAACAGTCCTGGTGCTCTGCCTAATCAGATCAACAATGCAATAACTGGGGTTGCTTTGTTTGGAACCCTAGCAGGGCAACTCTTCTTTGGCTGGCTTGGAGATAAACTTGGTAGGAAAAAAGTTTATGGTATCACCTTAGTCACTATGGTGGGCTGTGCTCTGGCCTCTGGCCTTTCCTTTGGCTCCTCTGCTCAAGGCGTTGTTACAACTCTCTGCTTTTTTCGCTTCTGGCTCGGATTTGGGATTGGAGGGGACTATCCCCTCTCAGCTGTCATAATGTCCGAATATTCCAGCCAAAAAACCCGAGGCGGGTTCGTTGCTGCTGTGTTTGCCATGCAAGGAATTGGCATATTGGTTGCAGGAGCTGTAGCCATGCTTGTGTCCAAGGTATTCTTGCAAGCTTTCCCAGCTGATAAGTTTAATGTCAATCAAGTGCTGTCTACTCAGCCGGAAGGCGATTTTGTTTGGCGGATTGTGCTCATGTTTGGTGCTGTCCCAGCTGCTCTGACCTTTTATTGGAGATCAAAAATGCCTGAAACTGCAAGGTACACTGCCTTGGTTGAAGGAGACCATGAGAAGGCTAAAGCAGATATGGCCAAAGTGCTTGAAAAAGACATTCCTGTTGCTGCTGCCAATGGAGATTCTGATTCCAAGGTCCTAGTTGATCCTAATTCCTCATATGGGCTGTTTTCTAGGGAGTTTCTTAGGAGGCATGGCCTCCATCTTCTTGGCACCTCCAGCACCTGGTTCTTGTTAGACATTGCCTTCTACAGCCTACAGCTCACTCAGAAAGATGTTTACCCTGCAAGCGGGCTTTTACCAAAGGCATCAACAATGAATGCAATAGAAGAAGTGTACTTGCTCTCCAAAGCAATGCTGTTAATAGCACTTGCGGCAACAGTTCCTGGTTACTGGTTTACTGTCTTCCTCATTGACAAGATTGGAAGAAAGCCAATCCAGCTTGGAGGGTTTTTACTGATGTCAATTTTCATGGCAGTTCTTGGATATAAATATGGGGTACTTAGGGGAGAGAAGTGTGAGGACCCAAATTCCACCTTCGACTTCTGCAAGGGTCGCACTAACTTGTTCACCCTTCTCTTTGGCCTGACCTTGTTTTTTGCAAACTTTGGACCCAACAGCACAACTTTCATTGTGCCGGCTGAGCTTTTCCCGGCAAGGTTCCGGTCCACGTGCCACGGTAtatcagcagcagcaggaaAAGCAGGGGCTATACTTGCTGCATTTGTGCTGCAGAGTTACACTCATCAACTCGAAGGCATCCGGAAGGCAATCATAGCGCTTGCTGTGGTTAATTTGCTTGGtttcttcttcactttcttgGTGCCAGAAACGAAGGGCAGGTCGCTTGAGGAGATTTCTGGAGAGGACAATGATCTTGGAGGCAATGGGGTCACAGCCATTAACAATGCAGATGACAAGGCAACAGAAGTTACCAATGTTGACAATGGCAAAGACAAAGTTGCAGATGGTGAAATGGAAATGGTCTAG
- the LOC117617417 gene encoding uncharacterized protein LOC117617417 isoform X2, which translates to MARGRPRKRDSRMDAAIDAMTREMGFDERLVRDTVKELLKVYGVRGSPAQGWPFIEEFSYKLLIEQLLEKQEDGGENRDAARQGDAAPPDDAAPPDDAVPPDDAAPSDDAAPYDDAAPYDDASAAVGPSSIVILPTFSGAVDSKLQTQDACDSTSQTNGLIHASLIKITGAKECLPVDNLALRRCKPCCGWAFSNDGEGPVEQKLGPLAESVLQVLRSVSR; encoded by the exons ATGGCTAGAGGACGACCCAGAAAG aGGGATTCCCGCATGGATGCAGCCATTGATGCTATGACCCGTGAAATGGGTTTTGACGAGAGACTAGTTCGTGACACAGTAAAAGAGCTACTGAag GTTTATGGAGTGCGAGGATCTCCAGCCCAAGGATGGCCCTTTATCGAAGAGTTTTCTTATAAACTCCTAATTGAGCAGCTTcttgaaaaacaagaagatggAGGTGAAAATAGG GATGCTGCTCGACAAGGCGATGCAGCTCCACCAGACGATGCAGCTCCACCAGACGACGCTGTTCCACCAGACGACGCTGCTCCATCAGATGATGCTGCTCCGTATGATGATGCTGCTCCGTATGATGATGCATCAGCAGCAGTAGGGCCCTCAAGCATTGTTATTCTACCTACCTTCTCAGGGGCTGTGGACAGCAAATTGCAGACTCAGGATGCTTGTGACTCTACATCACAGACTAATGGACTTATTCATGCATCACTGATTAAGATTACAG GTGCTAAGGAGTGTCTCCCAGTAGATAATCTTGCACTGCGGAGGTGTAAACCTTGCTGTGGCTGGGCTTTTAGCAATGATGGGGAAGGTCCTGTGGAACAAAAATTGGGTCCATTGGCCGAGTCAG TTTTGCAGGTGCTGAGGAGTGTCTCCCGGTAG
- the LOC117617415 gene encoding probable inactive receptor kinase At5g58300: MKLQFSIAALIFLFLIRRFPSSVIADLNSDRQALLKFAAAVGHTQKLNWNAAAPVCASWVGITCNLNKTSVTAIHLPAVGLFGSIPANSIGKLAALRVLSLHSNFLYGSLPSDILSIPSLEYLYLQHNNFSGVFPASLSPNLILLDFSFNSFSGDIPTTVQNLTRLTALSLQNNSLSGAIPNLNLPKLKLLNMSYNNFNGSIPYSLKGYPDSSFTGNPQLCGAPLKNCSKTSSSPSASPTYLPPSPTVQKNHHATLIKKLGHGYITAVAIGASAVLVVLVLMIVICCLKRTSKEGLKGKASGDGKSEMPKDFGSGVQEAEKNKLFFFDGCYFNFDLEDLLRASAEVLGKGSYGTTYKAVLDEETTVVVKRLREVIVGKREFEQHMEVVERVGKHPNVVPPRAYYYSKDEKLLVYNYMPAGSLFAHLHGSRDAGRSPLDWHSRVKISLGVAKGIAHIHSEGAKCSHGNIKSTNVLLTQDLEACITDVGLSPLMNFPATMSRATGYRAPEATDMRKISHKSDVYSFGVLLLEMLTGKTTLQYPGHDSVIDLPRWVKSVVREEWTAEVFDLELLRQQHIEEEMVQMLQIALACVSKLPEARPSMDEVVRMIEEIRQSDTKTRPSSESEFDVQTP, translated from the exons ATGAAGCTTCAGTTCTCCATTGCTGcacttattttccttttccttatCCGGCGTTTCCCTTCCTCGGTTATTGCTGACCTGAATTCTGACAGACAAGCCCTCCTTAAGTTTGCTGCCGCTGTCGGCCATACCCAAAAGCTCAACTGGAATGCTGCTGCACCAGTTTGTGCCTCTTGGGTAGGAATCACTTGCAATCTAAACAAAACTAGTGTCACTGCTATCCATCTTCCAGCTGTTGGACTCTTTGGCTCCATCCCAGCCAACAGTATAGGCAAGCTTGCTGCTCTTAGAGTCCTGAGCCTTCACTCCAATTTCCTCTATGGAAGTCTTCCTTCTGATATCCTATCCATTCCTTCTTTGGAGTATCTTTACCTCCAACACAATAACTTCTCTGGTGTGTTTCCTGCCTCTCTGTCCCCCAACCTCATTTTGTTAGACTTCTCCTTTAACTCCTTTTCTGGAGACATTCCAACAACAGTTCAGAATCTGACACGCCTCACCGCATTGAGCCTCCAAAATAATTCCCTCTCTGGAGCCATACCTAATCTGAACCTCCCAAAGCTTAAGCTTTTGAATATGAGCTATAACAACTTCAATGGATCAATTCCATATTCCCTAAAAGGTTACCCTGATTCTTCATTTACTGGGAATCCTCAGTTATGTGGGGCGCCTCTCAAAAATTGTTCCAAGACCTCCTCTTCACCTTCTGCTTCCCCTACTTACTTGCCACCCTCACCAACAGTCCAGAAAAATCACCATGCTACCCTCATCAAAAAACTTGGCCATGGTTATATTACTGCTGTGGCAATTGGGGCCTCTGCAGTGTTGGTTGTTTTAGTCCTGATGATTGTCATATGCTGTTTGAAAAGGACTAGCAAAGAAGGGCTGAAAGGGAAGGCCTCTGGTGATGGAAAGAGTGAGATGCCTAAAGATTTTGGGAGTGGAGTGCAAGAGGCAGAGAAGAACAAATTGTTCTTCTTTGATGGATGCTATTTCAACTTTGATCTTGAGGATCTACTGAGGGCATCAGCTGAAGTTCTTGGTAAAGGAAGTTATGGCACAACTTATAAAGCTGTTTTGGATGAGGAAACAACAGTTGTGGTGAAGAGGCTAAGGGAAGTTATTGTGGGTAAGAGGGAGTTTGAGCAGCATATGGAGGTGGTGGAGAGAGTTGGGAAGCACCCAAATGTTGTGCCTCCGCGCGCTTATTATTACTCCAAGGATGAGAAGCTTTTGGTCTACAACTACATGCCAGCAGGAAGCTTGTTTGCACACTTGCATG GAAGCAGGGATGCTGGAAGGTCTCCACTAGACTGGCATTCAAGAGTAAAGATTTCTCTTGGAGTTGCCAAGGGAATTGCCCACATTCATTCTGAGGGTGCTAAATGCAGCCATGGCAACATAAAGTCCACCAATGTCCTCCTAACCCAAGACCTTGAAGCTTGCATCACTGATGTTGGGTTGAGTCCTCTAATGAACTTCCCTGCAACCATGTCACGAGCCACTGGATATCGTGCTCCTGAGGCAACCGACATGCGGAAAATCTCTCATAAATCTGATGTTTACAGCTTCGGCGTGCTCCTCCTCGAAATGCTGACAGGCAAAACCACACTCCAATATCCAGGACATGACAGTGTGATTGATCTCCCAAGGTGGGTAAAGTCTGTCGTGCGCGAAGAATGGACAGCTGAGGTTTTTGATCTGGAGCTGCTAAGACAACAACACATTGAAGAAGAGATGGTGCAGATGCTTCAGATTGCATTGGCATGTGTATCAAAGTTGCCCGAGGCACGCCCCAGCATGGATGAAGTTGTTAGAATGATAGAGGAAATTCGGCAATCTGACACGAAAACTAGGCCATCCTCTGAGTCTGAGTTTGACGTGCAAACCCCTTGA
- the LOC117619357 gene encoding thioredoxin H4-1-like yields MGSCCSMCSGHNSDEVHFEGCLASGNVHLIKTMESWEAKLSEAVKDGKIVVANFSASWCRPCIMIAPAYCDLADKYPSIVFLTLDVDDLAELSTSWDIKATPTFIFLKDGRQVDKLVGSNKPELQKKTAAVAHLATKSHS; encoded by the exons ATGGGAAGTTGCTGTTCTATG TGCTCCGGGCATAATAGCGACGAGGTTCATTTTGAGGGTTGTCTTGCCAGTGGAAATGTGCACCTTATAAAGACCATGGAAAGTTGGGAGGCAAAGTTATCAGAAGCAGTCAAGGATGGCAAGATT GTTGTAGCAAATTTCAGTGCATCGTGGTGTAGACCTTGTATAATGATTGCACCAGCCTACTGTGATCTTGCTGACAAGTATCCTTCTATCGTATTTCTAACCTTGGATGTCGATGATCTTGCT GAGTTGAGTACTTCATGGGATATAAAGGCCACTCCgacatttatttttcttaaagaTGGAAGACAAGTAGACAAACTTGTTGGAAGCAACAAGCCAGAGCTCCAGAAGAAGACAGCAGCTGTGGCTCATTTAGCAACCAAGTCTCATAGTTGA
- the LOC117619166 gene encoding methylesterase 17, producing MLEKGEQETMVEELNNNLKEVPQQVTFNLKTTDHFVLVHGISGGAWCWYKIRCLMENSGYKVSCVDLKSSGIDQSDANSVFSFDDYNKPLLDLLSALPENEQVILVGHSAGGLSVTHATLMFPKKIRLAVYVAATMLKLGYSTDQDIKDGVPDLSEFGDIYELGFGLGSNKPPTSAMIKKEFQRKIIYQMSPQEDSTLAAMLLRPGPLLAITTARFEEKDEVEKVPRVYVKTLHDHVVKPEQQDSMIKRWPPSEVYVLDSDHSPFFSTPFLLFGFLVKAAAYGGLK from the exons ATGCTGGAAAAGGGAGAGCAGGAAACCATGGTAGAGGAGCTAAATAACAATTTGAAGGAAGTACCACAACAAGTAACCTTCAACTTGAAGACTACTGATCACTTTGTGCTGGTTCATGGCATAAGTGGAGGGGCTTGGTGTTGGTACAAAATCAGATGCCTCATGGAGAATTCAGGCTACAAGGTTTCTTGCGTTGATCTTAAAAGCTCCGGGATCGACCAATCCGATGCGAATTCAGTCTTTTCTTTTGACGATTACAACAAGCCACTGCTGGACTTGTTGTCTGCTCTGCCTGAAAATGAACAG GTAATATTGGTAGGGCACAGCGCTGGAGGGCTCAGTGTAACCCATGCCACTCTCATGTTTCCAAAGAAAATCAGATTAGCAGTGTATGTTGCAGCAACAATGCTGAAACTTGGCTACTCAACTGATCAAGATATCAAAGAT GGGGTGCCTGATTTATCTGAATTTGGTGACATATATGAGTTAGGGTTTGGATTGGGATCCAATAAACCTCCAACAAGCGCCATGATCAAGAAAGAATTCCAACGAAAAATCATATACCAAATGAGTCCTCAAGAG GATTCGACACTAGCTGCCATGCTGTTGAGGCCTGGACCGCTCCTAGCAATAACGACAGCCCGTTTTGAGGAGAAGGACGAGGTTGAGAAAGTGCCTCGTGTTTACGTGAAAACGTTGCATGATCATGTCGTAAAACCAGAGCAACAAGATTCGATGATAAAGAGGTGGCCACCATCTGAGGTGTATGTTTTGGACAGTGACCACAGTCCCTTCTTCTCCACcccatttttgctttttggctTCCTTGTAAAAGCAGCAGCTTATGGTGGGCTTAAATAG